A genome region from Pseudomonadota bacterium includes the following:
- a CDS encoding patatin-like phospholipase family protein, with protein MQASESIPPAPTRARTALVLSGGGARGAYEAGLVAGIVEALKDRKQARCPFDIFCGTSVGALNAAYLAAHAHLPDMAVSGMIESWQSLELGKHLKIDLRGLLGWKRDWSKLTIANPNSARARRLGRSLLDPRALDELARSRVPWDRLHHNIGRGVVRALICAALQVGSGRTTIFAELAPNAHLPASRDPRRETRKGAIGPDHILASAAIPVFFPARRIGEDFYCDGGIRFNTPLAPAIRAGAERLVVVSLLSPTRPGARPEDAERAFPSPLFLIGKVLNALLLDPINYDLHVLERFNILLETLEETVGADKLEEVQHVVRGHRGLTYRRLDTLVFHPSEDIGHLACEVETQILTDRFSSWLLAHAAALGSVWESDLLSFILFDGEFAKRLIELGRKDALARRDEIVRFFSELQPLDGPAGNGRPPA; from the coding sequence ATGCAAGCCAGCGAATCCATCCCGCCGGCCCCAACGCGAGCGCGCACCGCACTGGTGCTGTCCGGCGGCGGCGCGCGGGGCGCCTACGAGGCCGGGCTCGTCGCAGGAATCGTGGAAGCCCTCAAGGACCGCAAGCAAGCTCGATGTCCCTTCGACATCTTCTGCGGCACCTCCGTGGGCGCGCTGAACGCAGCCTATCTGGCGGCGCACGCGCATTTGCCCGACATGGCAGTCTCGGGGATGATCGAGAGCTGGCAGTCCCTCGAGCTCGGCAAGCATCTGAAGATCGACCTGCGAGGTCTGTTGGGCTGGAAGCGGGACTGGTCCAAGCTCACGATCGCGAATCCGAACAGTGCGCGGGCGCGTCGGCTCGGGCGCTCGTTGCTCGATCCGCGGGCGCTTGACGAGCTGGCGCGCTCCAGGGTGCCCTGGGATCGGTTGCACCACAACATCGGGCGCGGCGTGGTTCGAGCCCTCATCTGTGCGGCGCTGCAGGTCGGCTCGGGCAGGACCACGATCTTCGCCGAGCTGGCTCCTAACGCCCACCTGCCGGCGTCCCGCGATCCTCGCCGTGAAACCCGCAAGGGAGCGATCGGTCCCGATCACATCCTGGCGTCTGCGGCGATTCCCGTGTTCTTCCCTGCTCGACGCATCGGCGAGGACTTCTACTGCGACGGGGGTATTCGCTTCAATACGCCGCTCGCTCCGGCCATCCGGGCGGGAGCAGAGCGGCTGGTCGTGGTGTCGCTGCTGTCGCCCACCCGTCCGGGCGCAAGACCCGAGGATGCAGAGCGCGCCTTCCCCAGTCCGCTGTTCCTGATCGGCAAGGTCCTGAACGCCCTGCTGCTCGACCCCATCAACTACGATCTGCACGTGCTCGAACGCTTCAACATCCTGCTCGAGACCCTGGAGGAAACCGTGGGCGCCGACAAGCTCGAGGAGGTTCAGCACGTAGTGCGCGGCCACCGGGGCCTGACCTACCGGCGCCTTGACACGCTCGTCTTTCATCCCTCGGAAGACATCGGCCACCTCGCTTGCGAGGTCGAAACACAGATCCTGACCGACCGCTTCTCGTCGTGGCTGTTGGCGCATGCGGCAGCGCTAGGTAGCGTCTGGGAGTCCGACCTGCTGTCGTTCATCTTGTTCGACGGCGAATTCGCCAAACGGCTCATCGAGCTCGGGCGCAAGGATGCGCTCGCACGCCGAGACGAAATCGTCCGCTTCTTCTCGGAGCTGCAGCCGCTCGACGGCCCGGCCGGCAACGGACGTCCACCTGCTTGA
- a CDS encoding glycosyltransferase family 2 protein, whose amino-acid sequence MTPAGDARPRAGSARGKKNDQTRPGACSGVSVVIVNWNGREDLVECLRSLRAQTDPDFEVIVVDNGSHDGSAKAALEEFPDVMLIETGSNLGFAEGCNRGIEAATQPWLLTLNNDTVADPNLLAVLRERIRCTSPLTGMIQVQMVFKDRPALLNSTGIVLFDNGLARDRDVGLHVAECEHEAEVFCPTAGAALYRRSMLEQTRLPAGFFDRDYFMYFEDVDLGWRCRIAGWHATYAPEARVRHGFQTSSQRHGPSFLRIQTRTNRLRSLIKNASKRFLLRSLSRTLWDVASLFWLEGPKAVPRLARAIGQSVRARAHVTRLQQTGRRAVERQWAIRRR is encoded by the coding sequence GTGACCCCTGCCGGCGACGCGCGCCCGCGGGCTGGGAGCGCGCGCGGCAAAAAGAACGACCAAACGCGCCCCGGAGCCTGCTCGGGCGTTTCTGTTGTGATCGTCAACTGGAACGGCCGCGAGGATCTGGTCGAGTGCCTTCGTTCACTAAGGGCTCAAACCGACCCTGATTTCGAAGTCATCGTCGTGGATAACGGCTCGCACGACGGCTCCGCCAAGGCTGCACTTGAAGAGTTTCCCGACGTCATGTTGATCGAAACAGGTAGCAACCTCGGTTTCGCCGAAGGCTGCAACCGCGGCATCGAAGCCGCAACGCAGCCGTGGCTTCTCACGCTCAACAACGACACGGTGGCTGATCCGAACCTCCTCGCCGTTTTGCGCGAGCGAATCCGCTGCACGAGCCCCTTGACGGGTATGATCCAGGTCCAAATGGTGTTCAAGGATCGTCCGGCGCTCCTGAACTCCACCGGGATCGTGCTGTTTGACAACGGGCTCGCACGCGACAGGGACGTTGGGCTGCATGTTGCGGAATGCGAACACGAAGCGGAGGTCTTCTGCCCGACGGCGGGGGCAGCACTGTACCGACGCTCGATGCTGGAGCAGACTCGACTGCCCGCAGGATTCTTCGACCGCGACTATTTCATGTACTTCGAGGATGTGGACCTTGGCTGGCGCTGTCGTATTGCGGGCTGGCACGCCACCTACGCGCCGGAGGCGCGTGTGCGACACGGCTTTCAAACGAGCTCGCAGCGCCACGGCCCGAGCTTCCTGCGAATTCAGACACGCACCAACCGCCTGCGCTCCTTGATCAAGAACGCGTCCAAGCGTTTCCTGCTCCGCAGCCTGTCGCGTACGTTGTGGGATGTGGCGAGCTTGTTCTGGCTCGAGGGCCCCAAGGCCGTGCCGCGCCTGGCGCGAGCGATCGGGCAATCGGTGCGCGCACGTGCGCACGTGACCCGGCTGCAACAGACCGGCCGCCGGGCCGTCGAGCGGCAGTGGGCGATCCGCAGAAGGTAG
- a CDS encoding tetratricopeptide repeat protein — protein sequence MAPRLFLIVLLSSALCTPVMAQSDPPAQSGLDLQARSLFQAGRIAFEAGRFEQALGYFRQAYELSPRPLLLYNIASSLDRLRRDAEALAAFEQYLREQPDAPNRAGTEARIRVLRQSLQAAQAALPPTPATPETGAQQAPAQPLTADATDAAVAVDAVDARGGSAVRVPDPSTQHALPATAAQPVQQAETQTALPIATSHKPEAARRKYLWTWVAAGSTGVFGGAALLFWLKGGSQYERLNKTCLPAGSCNDQQLKHEVDTSGVRTSDALTNVSLGLSALSMGATVALFVLEGQAHESERPALRALAYPWGLQVEGSF from the coding sequence ATGGCTCCAAGGCTCTTCCTGATCGTGCTCTTGTCGAGCGCCCTGTGCACGCCCGTGATGGCACAGTCGGACCCACCGGCACAAAGCGGGCTCGACCTGCAGGCTCGCAGTCTCTTTCAAGCAGGACGAATCGCCTTCGAGGCCGGCCGTTTCGAGCAGGCGCTCGGTTACTTCCGGCAGGCCTACGAGCTGAGCCCGCGCCCGTTGCTGCTGTACAACATCGCCTCGAGCCTGGACCGCCTGCGTCGCGATGCCGAGGCCTTGGCAGCCTTCGAGCAGTACTTGCGGGAGCAGCCGGACGCGCCCAACCGCGCGGGTACCGAAGCACGCATCCGGGTTCTGCGGCAATCGCTGCAGGCGGCACAAGCTGCCCTTCCCCCTACGCCGGCAACGCCCGAAACGGGCGCGCAGCAGGCCCCGGCGCAACCTCTCACGGCCGATGCGACCGATGCGGCCGTTGCAGTCGATGCAGTCGATGCAAGGGGCGGCTCAGCTGTACGCGTGCCCGATCCCTCCACGCAACACGCGTTGCCAGCTACAGCCGCGCAGCCGGTGCAGCAAGCCGAGACACAGACCGCGCTCCCGATCGCTACGTCACACAAACCCGAGGCTGCGCGTCGCAAGTACCTTTGGACTTGGGTTGCTGCGGGCAGCACCGGCGTATTCGGGGGCGCGGCGCTGTTGTTCTGGTTGAAGGGCGGTTCCCAGTACGAACGACTGAACAAGACCTGCCTGCCCGCAGGCAGCTGCAACGACCAACAGCTCAAACACGAAGTCGACACCTCGGGCGTGCGGACAAGCGACGCGTTGACGAATGTGTCGCTCGGCCTCTCGGCACTGTCGATGGGAGCCACGGTGGCGCTGTTCGTGCTCGAGGGCCAGGCACACGAGAGCGAGCGGCCGGCCCTGCGCGCTCTAGCCTACCCGTGGGGTTTGCAGGTTGAAGGGAGCTTCTGA
- a CDS encoding 3'-5' exonuclease, which yields MVQVVRGALDRVCGCFPTGRHYPGIADRIATSVAHVDGLVSELDPSSRWSDAPLVAIDFETTGLQPESDRVIEVGAACFDHGTLSRLRQWLVNPGVPVSEEARKVHQIGDDELTQAPPFGHVLAELVPLLEGRVPVAYNAAFDRKFLQAECRRAGFALAQPPPALRSDVVWIDPLVWVRELERDQAGNRLTEVCERMGITLEQAHRAAGDAEAAGRVLLGLANRMPARYGELIRLQGQYAVRQDVDFTAARTRPKARS from the coding sequence GTGGTCCAGGTAGTGCGAGGCGCACTCGATCGCGTCTGCGGCTGTTTTCCTACGGGGCGGCACTACCCGGGGATCGCCGACCGGATCGCAACCAGCGTCGCCCACGTCGACGGGTTGGTGTCCGAGCTGGATCCTTCGAGCCGCTGGAGTGACGCGCCGCTCGTGGCTATCGATTTCGAGACGACCGGATTGCAGCCCGAGTCGGACCGCGTCATCGAAGTGGGTGCCGCGTGCTTTGATCACGGGACACTGAGCCGGCTACGGCAGTGGCTGGTCAATCCCGGCGTTCCGGTCTCGGAGGAAGCACGCAAGGTGCACCAGATCGGTGACGACGAACTGACCCAAGCGCCGCCCTTCGGGCACGTGTTGGCCGAGCTCGTGCCGCTGCTCGAAGGTCGTGTGCCTGTGGCCTACAACGCCGCGTTCGACCGGAAGTTCTTGCAGGCCGAGTGCCGGCGCGCGGGGTTCGCGCTCGCGCAGCCCCCGCCTGCGCTAAGGAGCGACGTCGTTTGGATCGATCCCCTGGTCTGGGTGCGCGAGCTCGAGCGGGATCAAGCGGGTAATCGGCTGACCGAGGTGTGCGAACGCATGGGGATCACGCTCGAGCAGGCTCATCGAGCCGCGGGAGACGCCGAGGCTGCCGGCCGGGTGCTGCTCGGCTTGGCAAACCGCATGCCCGCCCGCTACGGCGAGTTGATTCGACTTCAGGGCCAGTACGCAGTCCGCCAAGATGTAGACTTCACGGCCGCCAGAACACGGCCCAAGGCGCGTTCGTGA
- a CDS encoding glutamate--tRNA ligase family protein, with product MAQYRGRLAPSPTGPIHFGTARTALIAWLRARSQGGQLLLRAEDLDAARAKSGALDAMLSDLRWLGIDWDQGPDSRGPGG from the coding sequence GTGGCGCAATACCGCGGACGCCTGGCGCCTTCACCCACGGGGCCGATTCACTTTGGCACTGCACGGACGGCGCTGATCGCGTGGCTTCGTGCCCGCTCCCAGGGCGGCCAGCTGCTGCTGCGCGCCGAGGACCTCGACGCGGCTCGCGCCAAATCGGGGGCGCTCGATGCCATGCTCTCCGATCTGCGCTGGCTCGGGATCGACTGGGACCAGGGTCCAGATTCCCGCGGCCCGGGCGGTTAG
- a CDS encoding oligosaccharide flippase family protein, protein MSARTVVIQLVVLAGRIQLARLLEPSDFGVYGVVVFASGLLHLFGDAGVGAALIQQRDEPSDRELATVFTFHLLAGLAMVGLAWLAADTLLLVWRGLPASTPWLLRAVAFSGLLSALRVVASIRLERELHFGRLALIDVVATLSFYITAVSLALGGLGSWSLGVALVAQTGTGSLLAMMLSPWRIRLKADWGTLVPLLRFGLNYQLKNLAGFVNGAITPLYAGAKLGIHNFGLIQWGHHTAWFPLRLVEVVVRVSFPVFSRLQSDPKQLTRALGRGIQVCALGVFFFGALLFGLGADLVQIVFTAKWLPAVPILHVYSAAFAIAFLSPLLAAALDAMGRPHVFARLSLGWTALNWIVVPISTHIAGLMGFVYGNIVHTVVGNLIAVIVVRRYLPGLDVPRRQLAPVLASIATAAAGYYVLRPWVSGVATLVATIAAMLVVFTVVIALVDRRGTLEAVTWLQQRRGPGSGGKETSAAEGGR, encoded by the coding sequence ATGTCCGCCCGAACGGTCGTGATCCAGCTTGTCGTTCTTGCTGGTCGGATTCAGCTCGCCAGGCTGCTCGAGCCCTCGGATTTCGGTGTCTACGGCGTGGTCGTTTTCGCTTCGGGCCTGTTGCATCTGTTCGGCGATGCGGGCGTCGGAGCCGCCTTGATCCAGCAACGGGACGAGCCCTCGGACAGGGAGCTGGCGACCGTGTTCACGTTTCACCTGCTGGCGGGTTTGGCCATGGTGGGGCTGGCGTGGCTGGCTGCCGATACCCTGCTGCTCGTGTGGCGTGGGCTGCCCGCTTCCACCCCTTGGTTGCTGCGAGCAGTGGCGTTCAGCGGGCTGCTGAGCGCGCTGCGGGTCGTCGCCAGCATACGTCTCGAGCGCGAGCTGCACTTCGGGCGTTTGGCGCTGATCGACGTGGTTGCCACGCTTTCCTTTTACATCACGGCTGTGTCCCTGGCTCTTGGCGGCTTGGGATCCTGGTCGCTTGGGGTCGCACTGGTAGCGCAAACCGGTACGGGCTCGCTGCTTGCCATGATGCTGTCGCCCTGGCGCATACGGCTCAAAGCCGACTGGGGCACGCTGGTGCCGCTGCTTCGGTTCGGACTCAACTACCAGCTCAAGAACCTGGCTGGGTTCGTCAACGGTGCGATCACGCCGCTGTACGCAGGCGCAAAGCTCGGCATCCACAACTTCGGGCTCATTCAGTGGGGCCATCACACGGCCTGGTTCCCACTGCGGCTCGTAGAAGTCGTCGTTCGCGTGTCCTTCCCGGTGTTCAGCCGCCTCCAGAGCGATCCGAAGCAACTGACACGAGCACTCGGTCGCGGGATCCAAGTGTGCGCATTGGGCGTGTTTTTCTTCGGGGCTTTGCTGTTCGGATTGGGCGCGGATCTCGTGCAGATTGTCTTCACCGCGAAGTGGCTGCCTGCAGTGCCCATCCTGCACGTGTACTCGGCGGCCTTCGCGATCGCGTTTCTGTCGCCTCTGCTAGCGGCCGCGCTTGACGCCATGGGCAGGCCGCATGTCTTTGCCAGGCTTTCGCTGGGTTGGACCGCGCTCAACTGGATCGTCGTGCCGATTTCGACGCACATCGCCGGACTCATGGGGTTCGTCTACGGCAACATCGTGCACACGGTGGTGGGCAACCTCATCGCGGTGATCGTGGTACGTCGCTATCTGCCCGGTCTCGACGTTCCCCGGCGCCAGCTGGCTCCGGTGCTGGCATCCATAGCGACCGCTGCCGCGGGCTACTATGTACTGCGGCCTTGGGTATCCGGAGTCGCAACACTGGTGGCAACGATCGCAGCCATGCTGGTCGTTTTCACGGTCGTAATCGCTTTGGTGGATCGGCGCGGCACACTGGAAGCCGTGACGTGGCTGCAGCAGCGACGCGGTCCCGGGTCTGGCGGCAAGGAGACGTCGGCCGCCGAAGGAGGCCGGTGA
- a CDS encoding RNA polymerase subunit sigma, with product MTEATALDELLAPLDAESLVVALTGAGVSAESGIPTFRGADGYWRVGSRNYHPQELATYRAFSQMPWEVWAWYLYRRSVCLAARPNPAHLALAKLEAARRRFFLVTQNVDGLHLRAGNSLERTYQIHGNIDFMRCADGCCSDLFEVPEQIDRSWEKGRALTTAEQKLLLCPRCQGQARPHVLWFDETYDEPLFRYESSMAAASAAELLVVLGTTGETTLPFLLTSHVARRGVPLLAVNLEPNQLTDLVSASPRGLFIEGRAGDWLPRIAGAVASRQRRY from the coding sequence ATGACCGAAGCGACTGCACTGGACGAGCTGCTGGCTCCGCTCGATGCCGAAAGCCTGGTCGTGGCTTTGACCGGCGCGGGTGTCTCGGCCGAAAGCGGTATTCCCACGTTTCGAGGTGCCGATGGATACTGGCGTGTCGGTTCCCGCAACTACCATCCCCAAGAGCTCGCTACCTACAGGGCCTTTTCGCAGATGCCCTGGGAGGTCTGGGCTTGGTATCTTTACCGGCGCTCCGTATGCCTGGCGGCACGTCCGAATCCCGCGCACTTGGCCCTCGCCAAGCTGGAAGCCGCGCGGCGACGCTTCTTCTTGGTCACCCAGAACGTCGACGGTCTGCACCTGAGAGCCGGCAACAGCCTGGAGCGGACCTACCAGATCCACGGCAACATCGACTTCATGCGCTGCGCAGATGGCTGCTGCTCCGATCTGTTCGAAGTGCCGGAGCAGATCGATCGGAGCTGGGAGAAGGGACGCGCCTTGACCACCGCGGAGCAGAAGCTGCTGCTGTGTCCCCGTTGCCAGGGGCAGGCCCGACCCCACGTTCTGTGGTTCGATGAGACCTACGACGAGCCGCTGTTCCGCTACGAGAGCTCCATGGCAGCCGCGAGCGCCGCCGAGCTGCTGGTCGTGCTGGGCACGACGGGTGAAACCACATTGCCTTTTCTGCTGACGTCGCACGTCGCGAGACGCGGCGTGCCGTTGTTGGCGGTGAACCTCGAGCCCAATCAGCTTACCGACCTGGTGTCCGCGAGTCCCAGGGGACTCTTCATCGAGGGCCGAGCCGGCGATTGGCTCCCGCGCATCGCCGGCGCAGTGGCGTCGAGGCAGCGCAGGTACTAG
- a CDS encoding sigma-54 dependent transcriptional regulator — MLLVDDDNLLRLTVRPRLESLGYSIVEARTGDEARAAFRERLDAVLLDYRLPDADGISLLRELKATQPDTPVVLLTGHSTVEMAVDAMKRGAFDYVTKPCDADKIAMIVERALDATRLAREVRGIVAGGGQAPVFEDMVGESEALRGVKILLDKIAHSPASTVLLTGESGTGKDVAARCLHSRSARSAHPFMNITCSALPETLLESELFGHERGAFTDAKQQKKGLLEQADRGSVFLDEIGEMSLALQAKLLRFLEDKAFRRLGGIDEVRPDVRVVAATNRDLREAVRLGTFREDLYYRLTVLHVHLPPLRERDHDIELLAKCFVDRFNREFHKRVNGIRRDAMTLLEGYGWPGNVRELKNAIERAVLLTDQQALGPQDFSACFPNPSDTMASQRFRLPPGGVNLHQLEQDLVVQALARTKGNQTRAAALLGLNRDQIRYRIEKFGLRPELPERDR; from the coding sequence GTGTTGTTGGTGGACGACGACAACCTGTTGCGCCTGACGGTGCGTCCCCGCTTGGAGAGCCTGGGTTACTCCATTGTCGAAGCTCGGACCGGCGACGAAGCACGCGCGGCCTTTCGGGAGCGTTTGGACGCGGTCCTGCTCGATTACCGGCTGCCGGACGCCGACGGCATCAGTCTGCTCCGGGAGCTGAAGGCCACACAGCCGGATACGCCGGTCGTGCTGCTGACGGGTCACTCCACGGTCGAGATGGCTGTCGACGCAATGAAACGAGGGGCGTTCGACTACGTGACCAAGCCCTGCGACGCCGACAAGATCGCCATGATCGTCGAACGCGCCTTGGATGCGACGCGCCTGGCTCGTGAGGTCAGAGGTATCGTAGCCGGCGGTGGCCAGGCACCCGTGTTCGAAGACATGGTGGGCGAATCCGAGGCCCTGCGCGGCGTGAAGATCCTCCTGGATAAGATCGCTCACAGCCCGGCCTCGACCGTCTTGCTCACCGGAGAGAGCGGAACGGGCAAGGACGTCGCGGCGCGTTGCCTTCACTCACGTAGCGCGCGCTCGGCGCACCCGTTCATGAACATCACCTGCTCGGCCTTGCCCGAGACGTTGCTAGAGAGCGAGCTTTTTGGCCACGAAAGGGGTGCGTTTACGGACGCGAAGCAACAGAAGAAGGGACTGCTCGAGCAGGCGGACCGCGGCAGCGTGTTCCTTGACGAGATCGGAGAGATGTCCCTGGCGCTTCAGGCAAAACTGCTGCGGTTTTTGGAGGACAAGGCCTTCAGGCGCCTCGGTGGCATCGACGAGGTACGCCCGGACGTGCGCGTCGTTGCGGCCACCAACCGCGACCTACGTGAGGCAGTGCGCCTCGGCACCTTTCGCGAAGATCTCTACTACCGCCTCACCGTCCTGCACGTGCATCTCCCACCGCTACGCGAGCGCGACCACGACATCGAGTTGCTCGCCAAATGCTTCGTCGATCGCTTCAATCGTGAGTTCCACAAGCGGGTCAACGGCATTCGCCGTGACGCAATGACGCTGCTCGAGGGCTACGGCTGGCCCGGCAACGTGCGCGAGCTCAAGAACGCGATCGAGCGCGCCGTGCTGCTGACGGACCAGCAGGCGCTGGGCCCCCAGGATTTCAGCGCCTGCTTTCCCAACCCTTCCGACACGATGGCTTCGCAGCGTTTTCGCCTGCCGCCCGGTGGCGTCAACCTGCACCAGCTTGAACAGGACCTCGTGGTCCAGGCTCTGGCGCGCACCAAAGGCAACCAGACGCGTGCCGCCGCGCTTCTCGGCTTGAACCGCGACCAGATCCGCTATCGCATCGAGAAATTCGGCTTGCGGCCCGAGCTGCCCGAACGCGATCGCTGA
- the gloB gene encoding hydroxyacylglutathione hydrolase — protein sequence MRWQDEQGDVVQSKPSSLHVEPVACLRDNYAYLLLGEKGDAAVVDPSEAEPVERALQRHGAKPGAIWLTHHHWDHVGGVARLRARYGAIDVVGSTYDLAAGRIEHQTRGVAEGDRLMFSGLPVSLLELPGHTLGALAYYVDGCLFTGDTLFLAGCGRLFEGTPELMYRSLLKVRSLPPDTRIYCGHEYTLDNLRFAAVVEPDNAAITQRMKWAQARLRAGEATVPGRLADELATNPFLRCECAPVVASARRLDARAEAPSDVLGVIRQAKDRF from the coding sequence ATGCGGTGGCAAGACGAGCAAGGTGACGTGGTGCAAAGCAAGCCCAGTTCGCTGCATGTCGAGCCCGTCGCTTGTTTGAGGGACAACTACGCCTACCTCCTGCTGGGCGAGAAGGGGGATGCCGCCGTAGTCGATCCGTCGGAAGCCGAACCGGTAGAGCGCGCTTTGCAGCGGCACGGAGCCAAGCCAGGAGCGATCTGGCTGACCCACCACCACTGGGATCACGTGGGTGGCGTCGCTCGATTGCGGGCGCGTTACGGTGCAATCGATGTCGTGGGCAGCACCTACGATCTGGCTGCCGGTCGAATCGAACACCAGACGCGAGGCGTCGCCGAAGGTGACCGGCTCATGTTTTCAGGCCTGCCCGTGTCGTTGCTCGAGCTTCCGGGCCACACGCTGGGTGCATTGGCCTACTACGTGGACGGCTGCCTTTTCACGGGAGACACGCTGTTTCTGGCCGGCTGTGGCCGCCTGTTCGAAGGCACGCCCGAGCTCATGTACCGCTCCTTGCTCAAGGTGCGCAGCCTGCCCCCAGACACCCGTATCTACTGCGGTCACGAATACACCCTCGACAACCTGCGTTTTGCAGCGGTCGTCGAACCCGACAACGCCGCGATCACGCAGCGGATGAAGTGGGCCCAGGCCCGTCTGCGCGCCGGCGAAGCCACGGTCCCTGGGCGTCTGGCCGATGAGCTTGCCACCAACCCGTTTCTACGCTGCGAGTGTGCACCGGTGGTAGCGTCCGCTCGTCGCTTGGACGCCCGAGCCGAGGCTCCCAGCGACGTCCTCGGCGTCATCCGGCAGGCCAAGGACCGCTTTTAG
- a CDS encoding PAS domain-containing protein yields MNEEDDVAERGQGLSRADLEWVLQGAQVGVWTWQIARDELLWSSELGRIFGLSEDRYPRTLSEFQELVHPGDRQALAQRMRQALAQREPHYVMEHRVVRPDGAVRWIRGGGRLELDARGAPVRLGGAAIDITEHKEAEAALRAREDELRLFSELASDYVYVADVTGAPLAPTIVAGSFSRVTGYTPQQIADRGGWFHIMHPDDRGDYDELFGELKKGIPFVSEYRIHTADGGIRWLRDHVRPVLKGGVLVQIVGGVQDITERKELEQRLQHAQRLEALARMAGGVAHDFNNIVFVITGSLALMRKEVNDRPEALEYLSDIQAACERATDLTRSLLAFGRKHVAAPKVLSLPRLVLNTRSMLQRAAGERVELQIDIEPGCGLVELDKSLFQLVLLNLTVNARAAMPRGGRLCIRVRPGTNCNGELPEIQAQRTAVVEVSDTGEGIAPEVLPRIFEPFFTTRPSGAGTGLGLATSHGIVAEAGGTMRARTKVGEGSTFFIHLPAVEAPPAHVQGTRTHVTMGGTERILVVEDDASVRSVTVRMLEAHGYSVVATQSLQQARAAVETETFELLLSDVRLPDGNGVALAKLLRKRNPKLPVLLISGYVDDESRKLLEPSDFTLLAKPLSADALARAVRRALDPVA; encoded by the coding sequence ATGAACGAGGAGGACGATGTGGCGGAGCGGGGCCAGGGTCTTTCGCGAGCCGACCTCGAGTGGGTGCTCCAGGGTGCACAGGTCGGGGTCTGGACCTGGCAGATTGCGCGAGACGAGCTGCTTTGGTCTTCCGAGCTGGGCCGAATCTTCGGTCTGAGCGAAGACCGGTACCCGCGAACCCTGTCGGAGTTCCAAGAGCTCGTACATCCCGGCGACCGCCAGGCGCTCGCGCAGCGCATGCGACAAGCGCTCGCGCAGCGCGAGCCACACTATGTCATGGAACACCGAGTAGTGCGTCCCGACGGTGCTGTGCGTTGGATACGTGGCGGCGGTCGCCTGGAGCTGGATGCGCGGGGTGCACCTGTGCGACTGGGAGGTGCGGCCATCGACATCACCGAGCACAAGGAGGCAGAGGCGGCGCTGCGTGCGCGAGAGGACGAGCTGCGTCTCTTTTCGGAGTTGGCTTCCGATTACGTCTACGTCGCCGACGTGACGGGCGCGCCTCTAGCTCCCACCATCGTCGCCGGCTCGTTCTCGCGCGTGACCGGATACACGCCGCAGCAGATCGCGGATAGGGGCGGATGGTTCCACATCATGCACCCCGACGACCGCGGCGACTACGACGAGCTGTTTGGCGAGCTCAAGAAGGGCATACCGTTCGTCAGCGAGTACCGGATTCACACCGCCGACGGAGGCATCCGTTGGCTACGGGATCACGTGCGACCGGTGTTGAAGGGCGGAGTCCTGGTACAGATCGTGGGAGGGGTCCAGGACATCACCGAACGCAAAGAACTCGAGCAGCGGCTGCAGCACGCGCAGCGCCTCGAGGCTCTAGCGCGCATGGCGGGCGGGGTGGCTCACGACTTCAACAACATCGTTTTCGTCATCACCGGCTCGCTTGCGCTGATGCGCAAGGAAGTCAACGATCGTCCCGAAGCGCTGGAGTACTTGAGCGACATCCAGGCCGCATGCGAGCGCGCTACCGATTTGACGCGGTCGCTGTTGGCATTCGGTCGCAAGCACGTTGCCGCACCCAAAGTCCTGAGCTTGCCGCGGCTCGTCCTGAACACGCGCAGCATGCTGCAGCGTGCAGCCGGCGAGCGTGTGGAGCTCCAAATCGACATCGAGCCCGGCTGTGGCCTCGTGGAGCTCGACAAGAGCCTGTTTCAGCTGGTCCTGCTCAACCTGACGGTCAACGCACGGGCGGCGATGCCGCGAGGCGGCCGCTTGTGCATCCGCGTCCGGCCCGGTACCAACTGCAACGGCGAGCTGCCCGAGATCCAAGCCCAGCGCACAGCCGTGGTGGAGGTCAGCGACACAGGGGAAGGCATCGCCCCGGAGGTCCTGCCGCGCATCTTCGAGCCGTTTTTCACCACGCGTCCCTCCGGAGCAGGGACCGGCCTGGGGCTGGCCACCAGCCACGGTATCGTGGCGGAAGCTGGAGGGACCATGCGGGCCCGGACCAAAGTCGGCGAGGGCTCGACGTTTTTCATCCACCTGCCTGCGGTCGAGGCTCCACCGGCCCATGTTCAAGGCACAAGGACACACGTTACCATGGGCGGAACGGAGCGCATTCTGGTCGTCGAAGACGACGCTTCCGTGAGAAGCGTGACCGTCCGCATGCTGGAGGCTCACGGCTACAGCGTGGTGGCCACCCAGAGCCTGCAGCAGGCACGGGCTGCCGTGGAGACCGAAACGTTCGAGCTGCTGCTCTCGGATGTGCGGTTGCCCGACGGCAATGGCGTGGCCCTGGCAAAGCTGTTGCGAAAGCGCAATCCCAAGCTCCCCGTGCTGCTCATCTCCGGCTACGTCGATGACGAGTCGCGCAAGCTCCTCGAGCCGAGCGACTTCACGCTGTTGGCGAAGCCGCTAAGCGCCGACGCTCTGGCTCGTGCCGTGCGCCGCGCCCTCGATCCTGTAGCTTGA